A window from Chitinophaga filiformis encodes these proteins:
- a CDS encoding DUF6934 family protein gives MQYEVYKDLYIKEGLSVFEFFSIGKKGVIPKRIVFMPTEYSDVYNLMLGDIEINDEINDMSITANGDRNKVLSTVAHVVEIYLKTYPERWVFFTGSTKERTRLYRMAIGINLDYLLLKFEVYSKIGNDILPFQKNMELDGFLIRIKS, from the coding sequence ATGCAATATGAAGTATATAAAGACCTTTATATAAAGGAGGGACTTAGTGTGTTTGAGTTTTTTAGTATTGGTAAGAAAGGTGTTATTCCCAAAAGAATAGTTTTTATGCCAACTGAATATTCTGATGTATATAATCTCATGCTAGGAGATATTGAAATAAATGACGAAATAAATGATATGTCTATTACTGCAAATGGTGACAGGAATAAGGTCTTGTCAACAGTTGCTCATGTTGTGGAAATATATCTAAAAACATACCCTGAGAGATGGGTGTTTTTCACTGGCAGTACAAAAGAAAGAACAAGGCTGTATAGAATGGCAATAGGAATTAATCTGGATTATCTGTTATTAAAATTCGAGGTCTATTCTAAAATTGGTAATGACATTCTTCCATTTCAGAAAAACATGGAATTGGATGGTTTTTTAATTAGAATTAAGTCGTAA
- a CDS encoding ABC transporter permease: MLRKKAYSAINITGLAIGITCCILITLYVQDELSYDRYNSHFDKIYRVLHAYRNPKDVDRNSAPAPEDYQVWGNAPVAPSLAADFPEIKKIVRFTSPNTFLLEHGERRFQQEGFVFTDSTVFDIFSWKMLAGNPKVALVAPNSVVLTKSIAEKYFGNENPLGQTLRVDNQETFTVTGVMEDVPANSHLSFNGLVSMSTFRKWRPEIFDEWGYIDFYTYFLMPEHTDIKTLEAKIPAFAARHYPKSDRSIYTIAFEPLSAAYLHSKAQRQPGPTGSLSNVYIFSIIAIFVLLIACINFVNLSTARSMERAREVGVRKAVGAYQQGLIYQFLTESILISFSAVLLAIIFTILALPAIREISGKPLTYSLLLSWKFTPALVLLPFVLGLLAGSYPAWVLARFRPVEVLKGQFRSSNKGIALRKALVIVQFSLSIALIAGTMIVYSQLKHLRSHSLGFRQDQMLVIDYGGDQKVNESFETIKAVLAKNPAVQSITASRAVPGDFYPNGTTFIESQSGEMKNETPGMYEIDFDFIPAYEMKMAAGRAYSREFPTDAQEALIINEAAARQFGYANPADIVGKRFEQWGRKGAVIGVVKDFNYQSLHKKVEPLAMRMAPQSSLSKLSLRIKTDHLSQTLKELEQTWATLAPHRPFLYSFLDQSFNKQYQQDARFGELFAAFAGLTIFIACLGLFGLATYATEQRVKEIGVRKVLGASVTNIVRLLSSDFIKLVLVAILIATPVIWWAMQEWLEGYAYRISIQWWMIAMAGILAVVTALLTVSLLAVKAALMNPVKALRTE, from the coding sequence ATGTTAAGGAAAAAAGCCTATTCCGCGATTAACATAACCGGTCTCGCAATAGGCATTACCTGCTGTATACTGATCACCCTATACGTACAGGATGAACTGTCGTACGACCGCTACAACAGCCATTTCGATAAAATTTACCGGGTACTGCATGCCTATCGTAACCCCAAAGACGTTGACAGGAACTCCGCTCCTGCCCCGGAAGATTACCAGGTATGGGGAAATGCTCCCGTAGCGCCTTCACTGGCGGCAGATTTTCCGGAGATAAAGAAGATAGTAAGATTTACCAGTCCTAATACCTTCCTGCTGGAACATGGCGAAAGGCGTTTTCAGCAAGAAGGGTTTGTGTTCACCGATTCAACCGTGTTTGATATCTTTAGCTGGAAGATGCTGGCCGGCAATCCTAAAGTCGCGCTCGTGGCGCCTAACAGCGTGGTATTAACGAAGAGTATCGCAGAGAAATACTTCGGTAACGAAAATCCGCTTGGACAAACACTACGCGTGGACAACCAGGAAACATTCACTGTTACAGGTGTAATGGAAGATGTTCCGGCTAATTCTCATCTGAGTTTTAATGGCCTTGTTTCCATGAGCACATTCAGAAAGTGGCGGCCGGAGATCTTCGATGAATGGGGGTATATCGATTTTTATACCTACTTCCTCATGCCGGAACATACGGATATTAAAACACTGGAAGCAAAGATCCCGGCGTTTGCAGCACGTCATTACCCCAAAAGTGACCGCAGTATTTATACCATCGCGTTTGAGCCCTTATCCGCAGCATACCTGCACTCCAAGGCGCAACGGCAACCGGGACCTACCGGCAGTCTCTCGAACGTATATATATTTTCAATCATCGCCATATTCGTACTGCTGATCGCCTGTATCAATTTCGTGAACCTGTCTACCGCCCGGTCTATGGAAAGAGCCAGGGAAGTAGGTGTAAGGAAGGCGGTGGGTGCGTATCAGCAGGGGTTGATATATCAATTCCTGACAGAGTCTATCCTTATTTCATTTTCAGCTGTATTGCTGGCCATTATATTCACCATATTAGCCTTACCCGCTATCCGGGAAATATCCGGCAAACCGCTCACCTATTCCCTGCTACTCTCCTGGAAGTTTACCCCGGCGCTGGTACTGTTGCCTTTTGTACTGGGCTTACTGGCAGGCAGTTATCCTGCCTGGGTACTGGCAAGGTTCAGGCCTGTAGAGGTGCTTAAAGGTCAGTTCCGTTCTTCGAATAAGGGCATTGCATTGCGGAAGGCACTGGTAATTGTACAATTCAGTTTATCCATAGCGCTCATCGCCGGGACCATGATCGTCTATTCACAGCTCAAACATCTTCGCTCACATTCCCTTGGCTTCCGCCAGGACCAGATGCTGGTGATCGACTATGGTGGTGATCAGAAGGTGAACGAGTCTTTTGAGACTATTAAAGCCGTGTTGGCAAAAAATCCCGCGGTACAATCTATTACTGCATCCAGGGCCGTGCCCGGCGATTTCTACCCGAACGGCACGACATTCATAGAATCGCAGAGTGGGGAAATGAAAAACGAAACGCCTGGTATGTATGAAATAGACTTTGACTTCATTCCCGCCTACGAAATGAAAATGGCCGCCGGCAGGGCCTATTCCCGCGAATTCCCTACAGACGCCCAGGAGGCCCTCATCATCAACGAAGCGGCTGCCAGACAGTTTGGCTATGCAAACCCTGCAGATATAGTGGGTAAACGCTTTGAACAGTGGGGACGTAAAGGCGCCGTGATTGGCGTTGTCAAGGATTTCAACTATCAGTCACTGCATAAAAAGGTGGAACCACTGGCCATGAGGATGGCGCCGCAGTCCTCACTGAGCAAATTATCGCTCCGTATAAAAACAGATCATTTATCGCAGACCTTAAAAGAACTGGAACAGACATGGGCTACGCTTGCACCACACCGCCCCTTCCTGTATAGCTTCCTGGACCAGTCATTCAATAAGCAGTATCAACAAGACGCGCGCTTTGGAGAATTATTCGCAGCCTTCGCTGGCCTGACCATCTTCATTGCATGCCTCGGCCTCTTCGGGCTGGCCACCTATGCTACTGAACAACGTGTGAAGGAAATCGGCGTACGAAAAGTACTGGGCGCGTCGGTGACCAACATTGTACGCTTACTTTCTTCGGATTTCATCAAGCTTGTACTGGTAGCAATACTGATCGCTACGCCGGTAATATGGTGGGCGATGCAGGAATGGCTGGAGGGATATGCATACCGGATCAGCATTCAGTGGTGGATGATAGCGATGGCGGGAATATTGGCAGTAGTAACGGCATTACTCACGGTTAGCCTGCTGGCTGTAAAAGCAGCGCTTATGAATCCTGTAAAGGCACTAAGAACGGAATAA
- a CDS encoding DUF1330 domain-containing protein: MIYITQLIYIHEGQEHTFHQFEDVAIPLIEKYKGKLLLRLRPSAGQLIAGELEMPYEVHLVSFPAKEDFDAFKLDKEREQFLHLKDAAVRKMLLVQGNAL; this comes from the coding sequence ATGATATATATCACCCAGCTGATCTACATCCATGAAGGACAGGAGCATACCTTTCACCAGTTTGAAGATGTTGCCATACCACTTATAGAGAAATATAAAGGGAAATTATTATTACGCCTCCGTCCGTCTGCAGGACAATTGATTGCCGGGGAACTGGAAATGCCCTACGAAGTACACCTGGTGAGTTTTCCTGCTAAGGAAGATTTTGATGCATTTAAGCTGGATAAGGAAAGAGAGCAGTTCCTGCATCTGAAAGATGCGGCGGTAAGAAAGATGTTGCTGGTACAGGGTAACGCGTTATAA
- a CDS encoding heparinase II/III family protein: MTNFISSLLLLMSLHMISVQTTAQTPRNLLSKFSRQEIADALLPKAQWHPFPTSAAEWQKVLPDSVRQSIIRQAEVYQKIPFVAIPATMMMEYQQNGDRSHYEEISFRKRDQLFTMAVAESIEQKGRFLNAIINGIWSLCEESYWGTPGHLYLQKAGINLADVEDPAVDLFVSETAAVLALTDYLLGKQLDAYSVLLRKRIYYEVNRRMLVSLEKDSDRYFYLKKGTKEYPINNWNPWVISNWMVSLLLLEKDPERRINELQHAMHLLDHYINFIGDDGAIDEGPVYWSGATGRVFDALTILESATGGKLNIYNAPIITNMAAYIYKMYIAGSYYINVADASPVISTDGLLLYRMGKALRDTVLTSFGAWAFHQYPVRTPISGDFAKPRMLFNMQSWIDCSMSKGQAPAIPDVWLESIQLMAARTDKGLFVAAHGGHNGESHNHNDVGDFIVYAAGQPVIIDVGLGTYTAKTFSKERYQLWYNSSAYHNLPTINGVQQSAGRKFGAREVQYLKDGNNVTLHMDIAGAYAPEAGVSQWKRDVKMDRQQNRVSITDDFVLNAPAATLTQTFMTVCPVELQRGAIRFNIPGERPVLLEYDADTWNVKKAQIDCDAPDEKRLADNWSHRQITRLLLQRKEGVSNGRHTFVIRPL; encoded by the coding sequence ATGACAAATTTCATTTCATCCCTGTTACTGCTGATGTCATTGCATATGATATCTGTTCAGACAACAGCACAGACGCCCCGCAACCTGTTAAGCAAATTCTCCCGTCAGGAGATTGCTGATGCCCTGTTACCCAAGGCCCAGTGGCATCCTTTCCCCACAAGCGCTGCAGAATGGCAGAAGGTGTTGCCTGATTCCGTCCGTCAGAGTATTATCAGGCAGGCAGAAGTATACCAGAAGATCCCCTTTGTGGCCATTCCCGCCACCATGATGATGGAATACCAGCAGAATGGCGATCGCTCACATTACGAGGAAATTTCTTTCAGAAAGCGGGACCAGCTATTTACAATGGCGGTAGCTGAATCTATAGAACAGAAAGGACGTTTTCTTAATGCCATCATAAATGGCATCTGGTCTTTATGCGAGGAAAGCTACTGGGGCACACCAGGACATCTTTACCTGCAGAAAGCAGGCATTAACCTGGCCGATGTCGAAGACCCTGCTGTGGACCTTTTTGTAAGTGAAACCGCTGCTGTACTTGCGCTGACCGATTACCTGCTGGGTAAGCAACTGGACGCTTATTCCGTATTGTTGCGTAAACGTATTTACTATGAGGTGAACAGGAGAATGCTGGTGTCGCTGGAGAAGGACAGCGACAGATATTTTTATCTGAAGAAGGGTACGAAGGAATATCCCATTAACAACTGGAATCCATGGGTGATCAGCAACTGGATGGTAAGCCTGCTTTTACTTGAAAAAGATCCTGAGCGGCGGATCAATGAATTGCAGCATGCCATGCACCTGCTGGATCACTATATTAATTTCATCGGAGATGATGGCGCTATAGATGAAGGCCCTGTTTACTGGTCGGGCGCCACCGGCAGGGTGTTCGATGCCTTAACCATCCTCGAAAGCGCCACGGGCGGTAAACTGAACATCTACAATGCGCCGATTATAACGAACATGGCAGCTTACATCTACAAAATGTATATCGCCGGCAGTTATTATATCAACGTTGCAGATGCCTCGCCCGTGATCAGTACCGACGGCCTCCTGTTGTACCGTATGGGAAAAGCCCTGCGGGATACTGTGCTGACAAGCTTCGGCGCCTGGGCTTTTCATCAATACCCCGTACGTACGCCTATTTCCGGCGATTTTGCCAAACCCAGGATGCTTTTCAATATGCAGTCCTGGATAGATTGCAGTATGAGCAAAGGGCAGGCGCCTGCTATTCCGGATGTCTGGCTGGAAAGCATCCAGCTGATGGCGGCCAGGACAGATAAAGGATTATTTGTAGCTGCTCATGGCGGGCATAATGGCGAGAGCCATAATCATAACGACGTAGGCGACTTTATCGTTTATGCGGCAGGGCAGCCGGTCATTATCGATGTAGGGCTGGGCACCTACACGGCAAAAACCTTCTCTAAAGAGCGGTACCAGCTCTGGTATAATAGCTCCGCTTATCATAACCTCCCTACCATCAACGGCGTGCAGCAAAGCGCCGGCAGGAAATTCGGCGCCAGGGAAGTGCAATACCTGAAAGACGGTAATAATGTTACCCTGCATATGGATATTGCCGGCGCCTATGCCCCCGAGGCTGGTGTCAGCCAGTGGAAACGGGACGTGAAAATGGACCGGCAGCAGAACAGGGTAAGTATTACGGATGATTTTGTGCTGAATGCACCTGCTGCAACGCTGACACAGACCTTCATGACGGTTTGCCCCGTAGAGTTACAACGAGGCGCTATCCGGTTCAATATACCCGGAGAACGGCCTGTGTTGCTGGAATATGATGCGGATACCTGGAATGTGAAAAAGGCACAAATAGATTGCGACGCGCCCGATGAAAAACGACTGGCAGATAACTGGTCTCACCGGCAGATCACGCGCTTGTTGTTGCAGCGTAAGGAGGGGGTGAGTAACGGGCGGCATACGTTTGTGATACGGCCGTTGTAA
- a CDS encoding glycosyltransferase: MKLIFLCGSLEPGRDGVGDYSRRLACELIRKSHEVAIIALNDRVSASLYDGLQSSNGIEVPVLRLPASMDEKERFSHAGDYIRKFGPEWVSLQYVPFSFEKRGLPFSFGKHLKSLGSNIKWHFMFHELWVGLHGYSSFKLKMLGLMQKVIIKQMLAAINPESVTTSIGIYKKNLGWKEVNLIPLFSNIPVAGMPQEETKSPDSLTAIHFGCFTGALDDYKRQVDFLSAIGEKTGKTVCLEIIGNGGHYKEKALDISRHAFGEENVIDRGFLPEESISNHLLRADIGISRADYTLFGKSGSAMAMLEHGLPLLLRGKRPTEDIIGNNFPFKEQLVYPDDPSKEFAKKDPVYFIGEVSEIFMESLAEKEHGRLVLITR, translated from the coding sequence GTGAAACTTATTTTTCTGTGTGGTTCACTGGAGCCTGGTAGGGATGGTGTGGGCGATTATTCGAGACGACTGGCATGTGAGTTGATCCGGAAATCGCACGAGGTAGCAATCATCGCCCTGAATGACAGGGTCAGCGCTTCCCTATATGATGGTCTTCAAAGTAGCAATGGTATCGAAGTACCTGTTCTCCGTTTACCTGCATCAATGGATGAAAAGGAGCGTTTTTCCCACGCGGGCGACTATATCAGGAAATTTGGCCCCGAATGGGTGAGCCTTCAGTATGTACCTTTCTCTTTCGAGAAAAGAGGATTGCCTTTTTCGTTCGGTAAGCATCTGAAAAGTTTGGGTAGCAATATCAAATGGCATTTCATGTTCCATGAGCTCTGGGTGGGGCTTCACGGATACAGCAGTTTTAAACTGAAGATGCTGGGGCTGATGCAAAAAGTGATCATCAAGCAAATGCTGGCAGCCATCAATCCTGAATCTGTAACTACTTCTATCGGTATTTATAAAAAGAACCTCGGTTGGAAAGAGGTGAATCTTATTCCCCTGTTCAGTAATATTCCGGTAGCAGGCATGCCACAGGAAGAAACAAAGAGCCCCGACAGCCTTACAGCCATTCATTTCGGCTGTTTTACGGGGGCGCTGGACGACTATAAACGGCAAGTTGATTTTCTGAGCGCCATAGGAGAGAAGACAGGTAAAACCGTATGCCTGGAGATCATCGGCAATGGCGGACATTACAAAGAAAAAGCCTTGGACATTTCCCGTCATGCTTTTGGTGAAGAAAATGTAATAGACCGCGGTTTCCTTCCGGAAGAATCTATTTCCAATCATTTGCTCAGGGCAGATATTGGCATCTCACGTGCCGACTATACCTTGTTCGGAAAAAGCGGGTCTGCAATGGCCATGCTGGAACATGGGCTGCCCTTGTTGCTGAGAGGAAAGCGACCAACAGAAGATATTATAGGTAATAACTTTCCGTTCAAGGAACAACTGGTATATCCTGATGATCCTTCGAAAGAATTTGCAAAGAAAGACCCCGTTTATTTCATAGGGGAAGTCTCTGAAATTTTTATGGAAAGCCTTGCTGAAAAAGAACATGGCCGGCTTGTACTAATAACCAGATAA
- a CDS encoding NAD(P)-dependent oxidoreductase gives MVAFLGTGLLGANFVKALLKKGTQVQVWNRTASKASALEADGAKAFADVADAVKGADIIHLTLKDDAAVNEVLASARKGLKPGAIIIDHTTTSTAGAIQRTREWKEQGFTYLHAPVFMGPINALESTGYMLVSGDQAVIGQLEPMLSKMTGKVLNFGAEEGKAAGMKLIGNLFLVTFTAGIADTLSLAKAMHIPLEDLNTLFDSWNPGAMLAARLQRVAGGKYDQPSWELNMARKDTQLFIEEAAQGGTTLAVIPAIAAEMDKWIAKGHGGDDWTVIGKDAATR, from the coding sequence ATGGTAGCATTCTTAGGTACAGGACTATTGGGAGCCAACTTTGTGAAAGCACTCCTCAAAAAGGGAACACAGGTACAGGTATGGAACCGCACCGCATCGAAGGCATCTGCATTGGAAGCTGATGGTGCAAAAGCATTTGCGGATGTTGCAGATGCAGTAAAGGGAGCAGATATTATACATCTTACCTTAAAAGATGATGCCGCTGTGAATGAAGTACTGGCATCCGCCCGCAAAGGCTTAAAACCAGGCGCCATCATTATCGATCATACTACCACATCTACCGCAGGCGCCATACAAAGGACCCGTGAGTGGAAAGAACAGGGGTTCACCTATTTACATGCCCCTGTTTTTATGGGACCTATAAATGCACTTGAAAGCACGGGTTATATGCTCGTTTCCGGCGATCAGGCTGTTATCGGTCAACTGGAGCCTATGCTGTCAAAAATGACCGGCAAGGTGCTTAATTTCGGCGCAGAAGAAGGTAAAGCTGCAGGTATGAAACTGATAGGGAATCTCTTCCTCGTTACTTTCACAGCAGGCATTGCGGATACACTCTCGCTGGCGAAAGCAATGCATATACCATTGGAAGACCTCAACACATTATTTGATTCCTGGAATCCCGGCGCCATGCTGGCAGCGCGCTTACAGCGGGTAGCGGGAGGAAAATATGATCAGCCATCCTGGGAATTAAATATGGCAAGAAAAGATACACAGCTATTCATAGAGGAAGCTGCACAAGGAGGGACTACCCTGGCCGTCATTCCGGCTATAGCGGCAGAAATGGATAAATGGATAGCGAAGGGACATGGCGGTGACGACTGGACAGTGATCGGGAAAGATGCTGCTACCAGATGA
- a CDS encoding class I SAM-dependent methyltransferase, with translation MRTEDAIQFIKHQELSHPGPSNWADLGCGSGTFTTALAHYLAAGSLIYAVDQKLAAGLQIPAPAGIQVKTMELDFVKNEWPFAALDGIVMANALHYVRDQAAFLEKLKRHLKPEGRLLIVEYNTDRPVPTWVPYPLSYPSLGKLFKKHGFGHVEMIGKRPSVYGNANLYTAIIRR, from the coding sequence ATGAGAACGGAGGATGCGATTCAATTTATCAAACATCAGGAACTGTCCCATCCCGGTCCTTCCAACTGGGCAGATCTGGGTTGTGGCTCGGGGACTTTTACCACTGCACTCGCACATTATTTAGCAGCTGGAAGCCTGATCTATGCGGTAGATCAAAAACTAGCTGCCGGCCTGCAGATACCTGCACCGGCAGGGATACAGGTGAAGACCATGGAACTTGATTTCGTGAAGAACGAATGGCCCTTTGCGGCCCTGGATGGCATTGTGATGGCGAATGCTTTGCATTATGTCAGGGACCAGGCTGCCTTCCTGGAGAAACTGAAAAGACACCTGAAACCTGAGGGCAGACTACTGATCGTCGAATACAATACAGACCGGCCGGTGCCTACCTGGGTGCCTTATCCGCTGAGTTATCCCTCCCTCGGAAAACTGTTTAAAAAACATGGTTTCGGGCATGTTGAGATGATAGGAAAGCGGCCATCGGTATATGGTAACGCTAACCTTTATACAGCGATTATCCGGAGATGA